A genomic segment from Candidatus Poribacteria bacterium encodes:
- a CDS encoding sigma-70 family RNA polymerase sigma factor: MEAEYFGETAGIESVDPYMDASYPAEETEPSESYKGSDQSALTSWLRSVAGHRLLTREEEVELAKRIEAAEAKALDELLEAFVKADLFVREKKELLVEQIEAAEAKALDELLEALVKADLFVREKKELLAEQIKAGRCEARKALVDELLEVLVKVNSLSSEEKVLLAKRIEAAEGEARKARDELVQANLRLVISIAVKYQGHNVPLEDLIQEGNIGLIKAASKFDYQKGFKFSTYAIWWIKQAIMRTLDNFSRSIRLPSYVVAKMNKFDAVYATLCQELQREPRREEIAEALDLTVKQVEEILTFNADAISMDLPLSDERSAATLGDLIEDPTTNGEDGPIAEIINKDLTAQFLKRLPEREQRVLKMRFGLEDGERKTLREIGVALKVTRERVRQLEIDAIKRLHDLYDEMGEFRSDQSWVGKTAA; encoded by the coding sequence ATGGAAGCCGAGTATTTCGGTGAAACAGCAGGTATTGAAAGTGTTGATCCTTACATGGACGCATCATATCCAGCAGAAGAAACAGAGCCCTCGGAGAGTTACAAAGGAAGTGATCAGAGTGCTTTAACGAGTTGGCTCCGAAGTGTCGCTGGGCACCGTCTGTTAACCCGTGAGGAAGAAGTTGAATTGGCAAAACGGATTGAAGCCGCGGAAGCCAAAGCCTTAGATGAACTACTGGAAGCATTCGTGAAAGCAGATTTATTCGTTCGCGAGAAAAAAGAGCTACTGGTCGAGCAAATTGAAGCCGCGGAAGCCAAAGCCTTAGATGAACTACTGGAAGCACTCGTGAAAGCAGATTTATTCGTTCGCGAGAAGAAAGAGCTACTGGCGGAACAGATTAAAGCTGGCAGATGTGAAGCACGAAAAGCACTCGTAGATGAACTATTAGAAGTACTTGTGAAAGTGAACTCATTATCCAGTGAGGAAAAAGTACTACTGGCGAAACGAATTGAAGCCGCGGAAGGCGAAGCACGAAAAGCACGAGATGAACTCGTTCAAGCGAACCTACGACTCGTTATTTCTATTGCCGTCAAATACCAGGGGCACAACGTCCCACTTGAAGATCTGATTCAAGAGGGAAACATTGGACTGATTAAAGCAGCAAGTAAGTTTGATTATCAGAAGGGTTTTAAGTTCAGCACGTACGCGATTTGGTGGATTAAACAGGCAATTATGCGTACGCTCGACAATTTCTCCCGCTCGATTCGATTACCTTCCTACGTGGTCGCGAAGATGAATAAGTTCGATGCCGTTTATGCAACATTGTGCCAAGAACTGCAACGCGAACCGCGGCGCGAGGAAATAGCGGAAGCTTTAGACCTGACAGTAAAACAGGTTGAGGAAATTTTAACGTTTAACGCTGATGCTATTTCAATGGATTTACCACTCAGCGATGAGCGTTCCGCTGCTACATTAGGTGATCTAATCGAAGACCCAACAACCAACGGAGAGGACGGTCCGATCGCAGAAATAATTAACAAAGACCTGACCGCCCAATTTCTTAAAAGACTGCCTGAACGAGAACAGAGAGTGTTGAAGATGCGCTTTGGACTCGAAGATGGAGAACGGAAGACACTCCGAGAAATTGGTGTTGCTCTGAAGGTTACCCGAGAACGGGTCAGACAGCTCGAAATTGATGCAATCAAGCGGTTGCATGACCTTTACGACGAAATGGGAGAATTTCGATCGGATCAATCTTGGGTAGGAAAAACTGCCGCATAG
- a CDS encoding thiamine pyrophosphate-binding protein translates to MASAQKIVNELKKQDITHVIGVPDNGSARIYELLRSEPEIEVITVTREGEAFAIASGLYVGGKRPVIIIQNTGFLESGDAIRGTVVNMRVPVVVFIGYRGYHNRDEDGQWIDSVATFLEPTLKAWNLPYEMLETDADILCIQRAFEKTAETSLPAAVLLIGHAT, encoded by the coding sequence TTGGCATCAGCACAGAAGATTGTAAATGAACTGAAAAAACAGGACATTACCCACGTCATAGGTGTCCCAGATAACGGAAGTGCTCGGATTTATGAACTCTTGCGATCAGAGCCAGAGATAGAGGTTATCACAGTAACCCGCGAAGGGGAAGCATTTGCTATTGCATCAGGGTTATACGTCGGTGGCAAGAGACCTGTTATCATCATCCAAAATACAGGATTTTTAGAATCAGGTGATGCAATCCGCGGCACGGTTGTCAATATGCGGGTGCCAGTAGTCGTATTCATCGGGTACCGGGGGTATCACAACCGAGATGAAGATGGCCAATGGATTGATTCTGTCGCGACCTTCCTTGAACCCACGCTGAAAGCGTGGAATCTACCCTATGAAATGCTGGAAACAGATGCCGATATTCTGTGTATCCAAAGAGCATTTGAAAAGACAGCAGAAACGTCTTTACCAGCAGCAGTACTACTGATTGGGCATGCGACATAG